One segment of Panicum virgatum strain AP13 chromosome 1K, P.virgatum_v5, whole genome shotgun sequence DNA contains the following:
- the LOC120675007 gene encoding protein RGF1 INDUCIBLE TRANSCRIPTION FACTOR 1-like, with protein sequence MLIYSPPLLVVSLILLSPLTQTINPSQAFSLPLSFFLSLSFKTPCLIQPRTHTTPEGFSPTYMIMQAMWKPAWLEALNTQKFFVACSFHEHAKKNEKNICCLDCCTSICPHCVAAHRVHRLLQVRRYVYHDVVRLEDLEKLIDCSSVQPYTINSSKVVFLKKRPQNRQFKGSGNICTSCDRSLQEPYFHCSLDCKVEYILRQKKNLSAYLRPCKILQLGPDFFIPHDADDDTTHSTLVDVDEPMGSSDSENLSAPCTNFVRKKRSGPYICARSANRVSDEDMATNMSRRKGVPHRSPLC encoded by the exons ATGCTAATATATAGCCCCCCTCTCCTGGTTGTCTCATTAATACTTCTTAGCCCACTAACCCAAACCATCAATCCTTCACAAGcgttctctctccccctctctttctttctctctctctccttcaaaACTCCCTGCCTCATCCAACCCAGAACACACACAACACCAGAGGGCTTTTCACCTACATACATGATCATG CAGGCAATGTGGAAGCCGGCATGGTTAGAGGCCCTCAACACACAGAAGTTCTTCGTAGCATGCTCCTTCCATGAGCATGCAAAAAAGAATGAAAAGAACATCTGTTGCCTTGACTGCTGCACCAGCATCTGCCCACACTGTGTGGCAGCACACCGTGTACACCGGCTCCTGCAGGTGCGGCGGTACGTCTACCACGATGTCGTTCGGCTGGAGGACCTTGAGAAGCTTATTGATTGCTCCAGCGTTCAG CCTTATACCATTAACAGCTCTAAGGTCGTCTTCCTGAAGAAGAGACCGCAAAATAGGCAATTCAAGGGGTCAGGGAATATCTGCACATCCTGCGACAGGAGCCTTCAGGAACCCTATTTCCACTGCTCTCTGGATTGCAAG GTGGAGTATATACTACGGCAGAAGAAAAATTTGTCAGCATACTTGCGCCCATGCAAGATATTGCAGCTTGGACCTGACTTCTTCATTCCtcatgatgctgatgatgaCACAACTCACTCAACCCTTGTTGATGTTGATGAGCCCATGGGATCATCAGACTCTGAGAATTTGAGTGCGCCATGCACAAATTTTGTCCGGAAAAAGCGGAGTGGACCATATATTTGTGCACGGTCTGCAAATAGAGTGTCTGATGAAGATATGGCCACAAATATGAGCAGAAGAAAAGGGGTTCCTCATAGATCGCCATTGTGCTAA